The following are encoded together in the Thermococcus sibiricus MM 739 genome:
- a CDS encoding 50S ribosomal protein L37e has product MGSGTAPHGKRNRTPTHIKCRRCGRKSFNTRKGYCAACGFGRSRRLRKYNWSHKWKKARSVL; this is encoded by the coding sequence GTGGGAAGTGGAACAGCCCCTCATGGAAAAAGGAACAGGACTCCTACTCACATAAAATGCAGGAGATGTGGAAGGAAATCTTTTAACACTAGAAAGGGTTATTGTGCTGCATGTGGCTTTGGGAGAAGCAGAAGGCTTAGAAAATACAATTGGAGTCACAAGTGGAAGAAGGCAAGAAGTGTTCTTTAA
- a CDS encoding ABC transporter substrate-binding protein gives MSAKEKILAYLKERGHEGAFQSELYNLNYSRSTIAEAIESLERDRKILRRGLGKKTYRVWIVEEAPFPIEGTLRLGLLKALEYPHALLSAKDLEGKYDVRVVVYDSALELTNALSLGKVDLACSPLITQVLFALLTKNLKIAAGCGFGGGGVVVRENLKKGIKIGSSELSTMETMLKLFLEKHNLIGRVQVVYFKKPEEIVKAFLKGEIDALSIWEPYLSELEKLGFKTYRYVQTFGLYPCCTLGVNYEFLRLNKELFYKFIESYKENTEKLEQRREEAIKLMEKFFGFSSEQIRNGFDGFLYDYKLTKDQIEVTLKFFGVKVFNLDSLLLTKGF, from the coding sequence ATGAGTGCCAAAGAGAAGATTTTGGCTTATCTAAAAGAGAGGGGTCATGAAGGTGCTTTTCAAAGTGAGCTCTATAATCTTAATTATTCCAGATCTACGATAGCCGAGGCTATTGAAAGCTTAGAAAGAGATAGAAAGATTCTTAGGAGAGGACTTGGAAAGAAGACATATAGAGTTTGGATTGTTGAGGAAGCTCCATTTCCGATAGAGGGAACTCTTAGACTTGGTCTGTTGAAGGCTTTGGAGTATCCTCACGCTCTTTTAAGCGCCAAGGATCTTGAGGGCAAATATGATGTGAGGGTAGTAGTATATGATAGCGCTCTGGAACTTACAAATGCATTGAGTTTGGGAAAGGTGGATTTGGCCTGTTCCCCATTGATTACTCAAGTTCTTTTTGCACTACTCACTAAGAATTTGAAAATTGCTGCGGGATGTGGATTTGGGGGAGGCGGTGTTGTTGTAAGAGAAAACCTTAAAAAAGGTATAAAAATTGGTTCTTCGGAGCTTTCCACAATGGAGACTATGTTAAAACTATTTCTTGAAAAGCACAATCTTATAGGGAGGGTTCAGGTGGTTTATTTCAAAAAGCCCGAAGAAATTGTAAAAGCGTTTTTAAAGGGTGAAATAGATGCTTTGAGCATATGGGAACCATATTTGAGTGAATTAGAAAAATTAGGCTTTAAAACTTATAGATACGTACAAACGTTTGGTCTTTATCCATGTTGTACACTTGGAGTAAACTATGAATTTTTAAGACTTAACAAGGAACTTTTCTATAAATTCATAGAAAGTTATAAAGAGAACACTGAAAAACTTGAGCAACGGAGAGAAGAGGCTATCAAACTAATGGAGAAATTTTTTGGATTTAGTTCGGAACAGATAAGAAATGGCTTCGATGGATTTTTATATGATTATAAGCTTACTAAAGACCAAATAGAAGTGACTTTGAAGTTTTTTGGAGTAAAAGTATTTAATTTGGATTCTCTTCTTTTGACAAAAGGTTTTTAA
- a CDS encoding MATE family efflux transporter → MNGELRRRLWALAWPAILANIGQTLVNLVDMVMVGQLGSLAIASVGLGGQFSWFMMPLMFAISTGTLALVARFVGAKDIDMAEKALEQSVYLAFFMSIPVMLFGIFFGDDALKIMGASEDVIKIGYSYIRMFFLFYPVNFMSFAAFSALRGAGDTKTPMKLTLLTNGANVLLNYGLIFGNFGLPRLEVVGAALASGLSILIAFIVGLVLFLKGALILRFRPSFKPDWEVIKRILRIGVPATVERVIFSFYNFLYISIVTRFGTIALAAHQVGLRVESIAYMPAFGFNVAASALVGQSLGEENPEKAEKVVYEALKMVSVFMGIMAIILVVFPKYLVMPFVTKSDPNYAEVLRLASIYLIIVGISEIPLGWTFVLSGSLRGAGDTKSPMYVTAISKLLFRIIPSYILGFGFSFWMIHIEGMGVVAAWLAMTLETFTTAAFFWFIFKRGKWKYIKV, encoded by the coding sequence ATGAACGGAGAGTTAAGAAGAAGACTCTGGGCTCTCGCATGGCCTGCAATTCTAGCTAATATAGGCCAAACGCTGGTTAACTTAGTGGACATGGTAATGGTAGGCCAGCTTGGATCCCTTGCTATAGCAAGCGTTGGTCTAGGTGGCCAGTTTTCCTGGTTTATGATGCCCCTTATGTTTGCAATCTCCACTGGAACCCTCGCGTTGGTCGCTAGATTTGTGGGGGCTAAGGACATTGATATGGCTGAGAAAGCTCTTGAGCAGAGTGTGTATCTTGCATTTTTCATGAGTATTCCAGTGATGTTATTTGGTATCTTCTTTGGGGATGATGCTCTTAAAATAATGGGGGCCAGTGAAGATGTCATAAAAATTGGATACTCATATATTAGGATGTTTTTCTTATTTTATCCCGTAAATTTTATGTCGTTTGCCGCTTTCAGCGCCCTTAGGGGTGCAGGAGACACAAAAACGCCAATGAAACTGACTCTACTTACAAACGGTGCAAACGTTTTGTTGAACTACGGTTTAATCTTTGGAAATTTTGGATTGCCGAGGTTAGAAGTAGTGGGAGCTGCTTTGGCTTCTGGACTTTCAATCCTAATTGCCTTTATTGTAGGGTTAGTATTATTCCTTAAAGGTGCACTGATTTTGAGATTTAGGCCTTCTTTTAAACCTGATTGGGAAGTCATAAAGAGAATTTTACGGATTGGTGTTCCAGCTACTGTTGAAAGAGTCATCTTTAGCTTTTATAACTTCCTCTACATAAGCATTGTCACACGTTTTGGAACTATAGCATTAGCTGCCCATCAGGTCGGTTTAAGGGTTGAAAGTATAGCATATATGCCTGCTTTTGGCTTTAATGTTGCTGCTTCAGCTTTAGTTGGTCAAAGTCTGGGAGAAGAAAATCCAGAAAAAGCCGAAAAAGTAGTCTACGAGGCCCTAAAAATGGTCTCCGTGTTCATGGGGATTATGGCAATAATTTTGGTGGTTTTTCCCAAATACCTTGTCATGCCATTCGTGACTAAGAGTGACCCCAATTATGCTGAGGTTCTCCGATTGGCCAGCATTTATCTTATAATCGTTGGTATAAGTGAGATTCCCCTTGGATGGACATTCGTGTTAAGTGGTTCCCTTAGAGGGGCTGGAGATACGAAAAGTCCAATGTACGTAACTGCCATAAGCAAGCTTTTATTTAGAATAATACCCTCGTATATCTTGGGCTTTGGATTTTCCTTCTGGATGATTCATATAGAAGGAATGGGAGTTGTAGCTGCATGGCTTGCGATGACGTTGGAAACTTTCACAACGGCAGCATTTTTCTGGTTTATTTTCAAACGAGGAAAGTGGAAGTATATAAAAGTATGA
- a CDS encoding tRNA (guanine(10)-N(2))-dimethyltransferase, which yields MKLTKIKEGMAEIFIPKAERIYDAPVFYNPIMALNRDLSVLVLKALGSKKVLDALSATGVRGIRYALETEAEEAWLNDINPSAFELIIKNLENNFGEKPILEREMAIITRERKIIATNKDANLLMTEKFRYFDFIDLDPFGSPMEFLDSALRSVKRKGTIAITATDTAPLCGAHSKACVRRYNSIPLRGELCHESGLRILIGTVARYAAKYDLGIKVLVAYYKDHYFRAFLQLKDGAKEGDKSLMNLGYVYFDTKNGKFEIEKRFLPSKLNAFGPLWLGPLKDQKFIEKMILKSEECELAQKKKVLNFLNTLLKELDEPFFYDTHALARRNSLEVRKLSEIGAILQEKGYKVSRTHFSPTAIKTDAPFEEALMALKALQ from the coding sequence ATGAAACTTACCAAAATCAAAGAAGGCATGGCTGAGATCTTCATACCTAAAGCTGAGCGTATTTATGACGCCCCTGTCTTTTATAACCCCATCATGGCTCTTAATAGAGATCTGAGTGTTCTCGTTTTGAAAGCCTTGGGTTCTAAAAAAGTTCTAGATGCTTTATCTGCAACAGGGGTAAGAGGAATACGATATGCTCTCGAAACTGAAGCTGAAGAAGCATGGTTAAATGACATAAACCCAAGTGCTTTTGAACTTATTATTAAAAATCTGGAGAATAATTTTGGTGAGAAACCTATTCTAGAAAGGGAAATGGCAATAATAACTAGAGAAAGAAAGATAATTGCAACAAACAAAGACGCTAATCTCTTGATGACTGAAAAGTTTAGATACTTTGATTTCATTGATCTTGATCCTTTTGGTTCTCCAATGGAATTCCTCGATTCAGCGCTTAGGAGTGTTAAAAGGAAAGGAACCATTGCAATTACCGCTACAGATACTGCTCCTCTATGTGGGGCGCACTCAAAGGCATGTGTTAGAAGATATAACTCAATACCTTTGAGGGGAGAACTCTGCCATGAAAGCGGGCTAAGAATTCTAATAGGGACTGTTGCAAGATATGCCGCAAAATATGACCTAGGAATCAAAGTTCTCGTTGCATATTATAAAGACCATTATTTCAGAGCATTCTTACAACTCAAAGATGGGGCAAAGGAAGGAGACAAGTCCCTTATGAACTTGGGCTATGTCTATTTCGATACCAAAAATGGAAAATTCGAAATCGAAAAAAGATTCCTTCCAAGTAAGCTCAATGCCTTCGGCCCGTTGTGGTTAGGGCCACTTAAAGACCAAAAATTCATTGAAAAAATGATATTGAAAAGTGAAGAATGTGAGCTGGCCCAAAAGAAGAAAGTTCTTAACTTTTTGAATACTCTCCTCAAGGAACTAGATGAGCCATTCTTCTACGATACTCATGCTCTTGCAAGAAGAAACTCTCTTGAAGTACGAAAACTCTCTGAAATAGGTGCAATACTCCAAGAGAAGGGCTACAAAGTGAGCAGAACTCATTTTTCCCCAACTGCAATAAAAACAGATGCTCCATTTGAAGAGGCATTAATGGCCTTAAAAGCTCTCCAGTGA
- a CDS encoding 50S ribosomal protein L35ae produces the protein MIMKGIVLSYMRSKEYQHNNHMIIKPLGIESKEQAATLIGKKVLWKSPSGKLLVGKITRTHGIRGEVKAIFKKALPGQAIGGYVEIK, from the coding sequence ATGATAATGAAGGGCATCGTGTTAAGTTACATGAGAAGTAAAGAGTACCAACACAACAACCACATGATTATCAAACCACTAGGAATTGAAAGCAAAGAACAAGCTGCAACTCTTATTGGCAAGAAAGTTCTATGGAAAAGCCCAAGTGGAAAGCTTCTTGTGGGAAAAATTACAAGAACCCATGGAATTAGAGGAGAAGTAAAAGCAATATTTAAAAAAGCCTTACCTGGCCAAGCAATAGGCGGTTATGTTGAAATAAAGTGA
- a CDS encoding flavin reductase family protein — protein sequence MWHLLYPMRTFLIVSGQGEEVNIMAADWLTYLSTKPIIVGVSINPHRYTHDLIKKYKEFVISIPSIEILKDVLIAGRKSGPDKLKHMSITLLPSKRIQTPSIKEALANLECKVIDERNYGNYTFFVAEVVDYTQKEEAFKNNKPNIEFKFMAHLAPGTNDFVTFGREIYRWDTKDL from the coding sequence ATGTGGCACTTACTATATCCGATGCGCACTTTTTTAATAGTTTCAGGCCAAGGTGAAGAGGTCAACATAATGGCAGCCGATTGGCTAACGTACTTATCAACTAAACCAATAATTGTGGGCGTCTCTATCAACCCTCACCGCTATACTCACGATTTGATCAAAAAATACAAAGAGTTCGTAATTAGTATTCCGAGCATTGAAATATTGAAAGATGTACTAATTGCTGGAAGAAAAAGTGGGCCAGATAAGCTTAAACACATGAGCATAACACTACTGCCTTCAAAAAGGATTCAGACTCCAAGCATAAAAGAGGCTCTAGCTAATTTAGAATGCAAAGTTATTGATGAGAGGAATTACGGAAATTATACATTCTTTGTTGCGGAGGTAGTTGATTACACTCAAAAGGAAGAGGCTTTTAAAAATAATAAACCTAACATAGAGTTCAAGTTCATGGCTCACTTGGCTCCTGGAACAAATGATTTCGTGACATTTGGAAGAGAGATTTATAGATGGGATACTAAAGACTTATGA
- a CDS encoding DUF257 family protein → MIRVRDILDNIQLGETVLIEYSSKVAPILFFSELVDWAKEKGYSAVVDDILDTLYLYKVQLELVGANMSFLNDLKVIKFGGRFNVGQIFGRLHIERPEIREQKYKEFFGPLLEEGKTVVNPVLGFEKIFLLQESKADILNLMNETLSFVGEKPRIALYFINSDVLESTAPEALPLFEELASTILKVDIEGKLYKFSVVKSVNNNLLGLEFTLP, encoded by the coding sequence ATGATTCGTGTTAGGGATATTTTGGATAACATCCAACTCGGCGAAACCGTGCTAATAGAATACTCTTCCAAAGTGGCACCCATTTTGTTCTTCTCTGAGTTAGTGGATTGGGCCAAAGAGAAAGGATACTCAGCGGTAGTTGATGACATTTTGGATACGCTTTACTTGTACAAGGTACAGCTGGAGTTAGTTGGCGCGAACATGAGCTTCTTGAATGACTTAAAAGTCATAAAATTTGGCGGCCGGTTCAACGTTGGTCAAATTTTTGGGCGGCTTCACATTGAAAGGCCGGAGATTCGAGAGCAGAAGTATAAGGAGTTTTTTGGTCCTCTGTTGGAGGAGGGGAAGACAGTAGTTAATCCTGTTTTGGGCTTTGAGAAGATCTTCTTGCTCCAAGAGTCCAAGGCAGACATTTTGAATCTCATGAATGAAACTCTCTCTTTTGTTGGCGAGAAACCGAGGATTGCGCTTTACTTCATCAACAGTGACGTGTTGGAGAGTACTGCTCCAGAAGCTTTGCCACTGTTTGAAGAGTTGGCAAGCACGATACTTAAGGTTGATATAGAAGGAAAGCTCTACAAGTTCTCTGTAGTGAAGTCCGTGAACAATAACCTCTTGGGACTCGAGTTTACTCTGCCTTGA
- a CDS encoding Hsp20/alpha crystallin family protein, translated as MVRRWRRDIWDPFDIMREIQEEIDAMFEDIFRGPRLWSYRRFSEPRGEFEMRSEGVWREPFVDIFDTGEEFVITAELPGVKKEDIKVRVLEDAVYIEAQVKREQELEEEGAIRIERYYSGYRRAIRLPEEVIPEKAKAKYNNGVLEIRVPKKHPTKKEEKGGFEVKIE; from the coding sequence ATGGTGAGAAGGTGGAGGAGAGATATTTGGGACCCCTTCGATATAATGAGAGAAATACAAGAAGAGATTGATGCAATGTTTGAAGACATATTCAGGGGGCCCAGACTATGGAGTTACAGAAGATTTAGCGAGCCAAGAGGAGAATTTGAGATGAGAAGTGAAGGAGTTTGGAGAGAGCCATTCGTTGACATCTTTGACACTGGTGAGGAGTTTGTTATTACCGCTGAGCTTCCAGGAGTCAAGAAAGAGGATATTAAAGTCAGAGTGCTTGAAGATGCAGTTTACATCGAAGCACAAGTCAAGAGAGAACAGGAACTTGAGGAGGAGGGCGCAATAAGAATTGAAAGATATTACAGTGGTTACAGAAGAGCCATTAGACTACCAGAGGAGGTTATCCCAGAAAAGGCAAAGGCCAAATACAATAACGGTGTTCTTGAAATAAGGGTTCCGAAGAAACATCCAACAAAGAAAGAAGAGAAGGGAGGATTTGAAGTTAAAATAGAGTGA
- a CDS encoding CDC48 family AAA ATPase, whose translation MADKNEIKLKVASAYQRDVGRGIVRVDRNAMRKIGVQTGDIVEIIGTKNTAAVVWPAYPEDEGLEIIRMDGTIRKNAGVGLGDEVTIRKAEVKEAQKVVLAPTEPIRFGHDFVDWLHSRLVGRPVVRGDYIRIGVLGQELTFVVTATTPSGVVQITEFTEFTVSEKTVKEVTKTPALGVTYEDIGGLKDAIQKIREMIELPLKHPEVFEKLGIEPPKGVLLYGPPGTGKTLLAKAVANEANAHFIAINGPEIMSKYYGESEERLREVFKESEENAPSIIFIDEIDAIAPKRGEVTGEVEKRVVAQLLTLMDGLKSRGKVIVIGATNRPDALDPALRRPGRFDREIEIGVPDKQGRKEILQIHTRGMPIEPDFRKEEVKKVLKELKQDDRFRDAAERALYKIEDLADKEEIIRRAIRDIDDKLYEEVKHRLIDLLLEELAEKTHGFVGADLAALAREAAMAALRRLIEEGKIDFEAESIPKEVLEELKVTRRDFYEALKMVEPSALREVLLEIPNVRWNDIGGLEEVKQQLREAVEWPLKYPEAFMAMGINPPKGILLYGPPGTGKTLLAKAVATESEANFIGIRGPEVLSKWVGESEKNIREIFRKARQAAPTVIFIDEIDAIAPRRGSDVNRVTDRLINQLLTEMDGIEENSGVVVIAATNRPDILDPALLRPGRFDRIILVPAPDVKARLEIFKVHTRNVPLAKDVNLEELAKRTEGYTGADIEAVVREAAFNTMRRAISEGIIKPGTRASDIRERVKVTMRDFEEAMKKVGPSVSEETMEYYKRIEEMFIKKKSEVKPTEGRDRTIL comes from the coding sequence ATGGCAGATAAAAATGAAATCAAGCTTAAAGTCGCTTCCGCTTACCAGAGAGATGTTGGTAGGGGGATAGTCAGGGTTGATAGAAATGCAATGAGGAAAATCGGTGTCCAGACAGGGGATATTGTAGAAATTATTGGTACTAAAAACACGGCTGCGGTAGTTTGGCCAGCTTATCCAGAGGATGAGGGATTAGAAATTATCCGAATGGATGGCACGATAAGAAAGAATGCTGGTGTTGGTCTTGGAGATGAGGTAACCATAAGAAAAGCAGAAGTTAAAGAGGCCCAAAAAGTAGTTTTAGCCCCAACAGAGCCGATTAGATTTGGCCATGATTTTGTTGATTGGCTCCATTCAAGGTTAGTGGGTAGGCCAGTAGTTAGGGGAGATTACATTAGGATTGGTGTCCTCGGGCAAGAACTCACTTTTGTAGTCACTGCAACTACCCCTTCGGGGGTTGTTCAGATAACAGAATTCACAGAGTTCACGGTCTCAGAGAAAACGGTTAAGGAAGTGACTAAGACTCCAGCTCTTGGAGTCACCTATGAAGACATTGGTGGCCTGAAGGATGCAATTCAGAAGATTAGAGAAATGATAGAACTTCCATTGAAGCATCCAGAAGTATTTGAGAAGCTTGGCATTGAACCGCCTAAGGGTGTTTTGCTTTACGGACCTCCTGGTACTGGAAAGACTTTATTAGCTAAGGCCGTTGCTAATGAAGCTAACGCTCATTTTATTGCAATTAACGGGCCAGAAATCATGAGTAAGTATTATGGAGAAAGCGAAGAGAGACTTAGGGAGGTATTCAAGGAATCGGAAGAGAACGCTCCAAGTATTATATTCATCGACGAGATCGACGCTATAGCTCCAAAGAGAGGAGAAGTTACTGGAGAAGTTGAGAAAAGAGTAGTAGCTCAGCTATTAACCTTAATGGATGGTCTAAAAAGCAGAGGAAAAGTGATAGTCATAGGTGCAACTAACCGGCCTGATGCTTTAGATCCTGCCCTTAGAAGACCAGGTAGGTTTGATAGAGAGATAGAAATAGGAGTTCCAGACAAACAGGGAAGAAAAGAGATCCTCCAAATTCACACAAGGGGAATGCCTATTGAGCCGGATTTCAGAAAAGAGGAAGTTAAAAAAGTCCTTAAGGAACTTAAACAAGACGATAGATTTAGAGATGCTGCTGAAAGAGCTCTTTATAAGATAGAAGATCTTGCTGACAAGGAAGAGATTATCAGAAGAGCCATAAGAGATATCGATGATAAACTTTACGAAGAAGTGAAGCATAGGTTGATTGATCTTCTCCTTGAAGAACTTGCAGAGAAGACTCATGGATTTGTTGGAGCTGATTTGGCAGCATTGGCAAGAGAGGCAGCAATGGCTGCTTTAAGGAGGTTGATTGAAGAAGGCAAGATAGACTTTGAAGCAGAAAGCATTCCAAAAGAAGTGCTTGAAGAGCTCAAAGTAACCAGAAGGGACTTTTACGAAGCATTGAAGATGGTTGAACCATCCGCCCTTAGAGAAGTGCTTCTTGAGATTCCCAATGTTAGATGGAATGATATTGGAGGCCTTGAAGAGGTTAAACAGCAATTAAGAGAAGCTGTGGAATGGCCACTTAAATATCCAGAGGCATTTATGGCTATGGGTATTAATCCACCCAAGGGAATACTCCTATATGGCCCACCGGGTACTGGAAAGACTTTACTAGCAAAGGCCGTTGCTACTGAAAGTGAAGCTAATTTCATTGGTATTAGAGGTCCAGAAGTACTCAGCAAGTGGGTGGGAGAGAGTGAGAAAAACATAAGGGAAATATTTAGAAAAGCAAGGCAAGCAGCTCCTACAGTAATCTTTATTGATGAGATTGATGCTATAGCCCCAAGAAGAGGGAGTGATGTCAACCGAGTTACGGACAGACTTATCAACCAACTCCTCACAGAAATGGATGGTATTGAGGAGAATAGTGGTGTGGTTGTTATTGCAGCTACAAATAGACCAGATATTCTAGATCCAGCATTACTAAGGCCTGGAAGATTTGATAGGATAATCCTAGTTCCAGCACCAGATGTAAAAGCAAGATTGGAAATATTCAAAGTACATACGAGAAACGTTCCACTAGCTAAAGATGTTAACTTAGAAGAGCTTGCAAAGAGGACTGAGGGATATACAGGGGCAGATATTGAAGCAGTAGTCAGAGAGGCCGCATTTAATACCATGAGAAGAGCCATAAGTGAAGGAATAATAAAACCAGGTACGAGGGCAAGTGACATTAGGGAAAGAGTTAAGGTTACAATGAGGGATTTTGAGGAAGCTATGAAGAAAGTAGGTCCAAGTGTAAGCGAGGAAACTATGGAATATTACAAGAGAATTGAGGAGATGTTCATTAAAAAGAAATCTGAAGTAAAACCAACAGAGGGGAGAGATAGAACAATCTTGTGA
- the pfpI gene encoding deglycase PfpI, with amino-acid sequence MKVLFLTADTFEDLELFYPLYRMKEEGHEVYIASNKKGTIVGKHNYSVNVDLVFDEVNPDEFDALVLPGGRAPEIVRIYPKAVEIAKKMFEAGKPVASICHGPQILISARVLKGRKGTCVVTIKDDLINAGAEYIDKEVVVDGNWVSSRHPGDLYAWMREFVKLLK; translated from the coding sequence ATGAAAGTACTGTTTTTAACAGCAGATACATTTGAAGATTTGGAACTTTTTTACCCACTCTACAGGATGAAAGAAGAGGGGCATGAGGTTTATATTGCAAGCAATAAGAAGGGTACAATAGTAGGAAAACACAATTATTCCGTAAATGTTGATCTAGTCTTTGATGAAGTGAATCCAGATGAATTCGATGCTCTAGTTTTACCTGGAGGAAGAGCACCTGAAATTGTAAGAATATACCCCAAAGCAGTGGAAATAGCTAAAAAGATGTTTGAAGCTGGAAAACCCGTGGCAAGTATATGTCACGGCCCTCAGATCTTGATATCTGCAAGGGTTCTTAAAGGAAGAAAAGGAACATGTGTTGTAACGATAAAAGACGACCTTATAAACGCCGGAGCAGAGTACATTGATAAAGAAGTTGTTGTAGACGGAAACTGGGTAAGTTCAAGACATCCAGGAGATTTGTACGCTTGGATGAGAGAGTTTGTAAAACTTTTGAAGTGA
- a CDS encoding YhbY family RNA-binding protein, translating to MEKRLPGKVRRAIRAKYYDIEPKAWVGRKGLEESVISEIATQLKKDGILKVEIRKGAFTSTNMDRESIAEKVAELTDSELIDVRGKRFILFRPREGWEKYLKKLKLKEVSKERREEKPVKKVKLDIAQFRKKFKKGRE from the coding sequence ATGGAGAAACGCTTACCCGGAAAGGTGAGAAGAGCCATAAGGGCCAAATATTATGATATTGAACCTAAAGCATGGGTTGGAAGAAAGGGGTTGGAAGAAAGTGTGATCAGTGAAATTGCTACCCAACTAAAAAAAGATGGTATACTAAAGGTAGAAATAAGAAAAGGGGCATTCACCTCTACAAATATGGATAGAGAATCCATAGCAGAAAAAGTTGCAGAACTTACTGATAGTGAGCTCATTGATGTAAGGGGCAAAAGGTTTATATTGTTCCGTCCCAGAGAGGGATGGGAAAAGTATTTAAAGAAGCTTAAGCTTAAGGAAGTCTCGAAAGAGAGACGGGAAGAAAAACCCGTTAAAAAGGTCAAGCTCGATATTGCTCAATTTAGAAAGAAGTTTAAGAAAGGGAGGGAGTGA
- a CDS encoding 30S ribosomal protein S19e: MATVYDVPGDLLVERVAQKLKEFPEIKPPEWTLFVKTGRHKERVPDQDDWWYYRVASVFRKVYVDGPVGIERLRTWYGGRKNRGHAPEHFYKGSGSIVRKALQQLEAAGLITKIPGEGRVVTPKGRSFLDKAATDLKKELEEAIPELKKY; the protein is encoded by the coding sequence ATGGCGACAGTTTATGATGTTCCTGGTGATTTACTCGTTGAGAGGGTAGCCCAAAAATTAAAGGAATTTCCTGAAATAAAACCACCTGAGTGGACATTATTCGTTAAAACTGGCAGGCACAAAGAAAGAGTACCAGACCAAGATGATTGGTGGTATTATAGAGTTGCTTCAGTTTTCAGGAAGGTCTATGTTGATGGTCCAGTTGGTATTGAAAGATTAAGGACATGGTATGGTGGAAGGAAAAACAGGGGTCATGCACCTGAGCACTTTTACAAAGGGAGTGGAAGTATTGTTAGAAAGGCCCTTCAACAGCTGGAAGCTGCAGGACTCATCACAAAGATCCCCGGAGAGGGCAGGGTAGTCACACCAAAGGGGAGAAGCTTTCTTGACAAAGCTGCCACAGATCTCAAGAAAGAGCTTGAAGAGGCAATTCCAGAACTTAAGAAGTATTGA
- a CDS encoding DNA-binding protein, with protein MAEDIEEIRRKKLLELQKKLAEQKRAEEEQIRQEMELEAQLQAIMKQILTSEARERLTRVKLVRPELARQVELILVQLYQAGQITERITDEKLKRILAQIDARTRKEFRIKW; from the coding sequence ATGGCTGAGGATATAGAGGAAATTAGGAGGAAAAAACTTTTAGAGCTTCAAAAGAAACTTGCTGAGCAAAAGAGAGCAGAAGAGGAACAAATAAGACAGGAGATGGAATTGGAGGCCCAATTACAGGCCATAATGAAACAAATTCTTACTTCAGAGGCGAGGGAAAGATTGACAAGGGTTAAGCTGGTTAGGCCAGAACTTGCAAGACAAGTGGAGTTAATACTTGTTCAACTTTACCAAGCTGGACAGATAACTGAAAGAATTACAGATGAAAAGCTTAAAAGGATTTTAGCCCAAATTGATGCTAGAACAAGAAAAGAGTTTAGAATTAAGTGGTGA